The window GCTTCTGAAAGTTGTGGTGGACGAGAAGCAATTTGCTCCCAATAAAGCTGCGTAGCAAAAATAATTGCTACGGCCAAATAGCCCCACCCAAGTAAGCGAGAGGAAGTACGCAATGCTGCCAATTTTTGGCGTTTTTCAATGGGTTCTTGTGTCGCATTAACTTGTTGCTTGCGTGATAAATGAATTTTGCCGTAGAAGATGGCTAGTACGACGAAGAGTAAGGCAGCACAGATGTAATTTAACCAGCGAGTGATTTCGCCTGATTTTGCAACAAAGCTTAAACGTAGTTTGGTGAGTTCAAGCACTTGAAGTTTCATTAAAATTAATAAGAGTTCACCAATAAGTGGAACCAGTAAGCAAATTAAGAGAAGGCTCATCACACCTTTTAAAAGTGCGGTCGATTTTTGTTGTGTTTTTCCCGCTTGTTTTAAAAGTAAATCGATCCAACCTTGTAAGCATAAACAAAAAACAAAGGCAAAAATGACCGCACTTATGTGCAGGATTGAGTCCGTGTTGATGACATCTGTAGAAACAAGCGCGGTAATGTTGGGATCTTTTGCCCAGAAGCTTCCAGCGATGAGCATTAATACAGTTTGCCAAAAGGCAGGTAAGCGACCTTTGCCGAAAATTAAACATAAGGCAAAGATAATCAATAGCACCAATATTACCGCATTGACGATTAAATTGGTTATTTGTCCCGCAGGTAAACTAAGGCGCAGTACGATACCGGCAATAAAACCGAATAGGCTAAGCCAAATTATTTTTTTTGCACTTACAGAGGATTGTTTACTGTGATAAACACCGAGTAATAATGAAAAAGGTAAAAGTGCTTGAAGGAAAAAAGTAAAAAAAT is drawn from Haemophilus parainfluenzae and contains these coding sequences:
- a CDS encoding Fe-S-containing protein, with product MNYFFTFFLQALLPFSLLLGVYHSKQSSVSAKKIIWLSLFGFIAGIVLRLSLPAGQITNLIVNAVILVLLIIFALCLIFGKGRLPAFWQTVLMLIAGSFWAKDPNITALVSTDVINTDSILHISAVIFAFVFCLCLQGWIDLLLKQAGKTQQKSTALLKGVMSLLLICLLVPLIGELLLILMKLQVLELTKLRLSFVAKSGEITRWLNYICAALLFVVLAIFYGKIHLSRKQQVNATQEPIEKRQKLAALRTSSRLLGWGYLAVAIIFATQLYWEQIASRPPQLSEAIPLTLDEKQQVHIPIEQVKDGKLHRFVWIADDGKAVRFFVINRQPDKLSLAAVFDACLLCGDQGYVMEGNQVVCVGCGVHMFIPSIGKPGGCNPVPIEDWQQTETEILINRTSLEEGLNLFSTIVEIDVKDPISGAQMKNTKTEHKYNYEGKTYFFESEKNLDLFRDNPEKYLGKGE